The Acidobacteriota bacterium sequence CTTCTCTCGCAACATCGACAAGCATTTTTGCCAGCAGCGGTCGCCCGAGTGAAGTTGCCATCGGATACACTTTCTCATACAACGCATCAGCCTTGAGCGCAGGGAAAATATAGTTCTCAACAAATTCCTCTGTCAGATCCTGAATGTACACTTTCGATACGCCAGTCTGCAATGCTTTCTCTCTGATCCCATTAAGCTCTTTTCTCTGTCCCAGATTTCCTGTTGCGGTGATGATCTCAGCATTATGTTTTTCCATCAACCAGCTTACCATAACGGATGTATCGAGTCCACCCGAATACGCTACAACAATTTTCTGTTTCTTCATTACGCTCCTTCGATGAGTTTTTCTCTGAGAAATTTCATGATGACCTTCGTTTTATGATAAGATGCTGGCACAACCAGGAGGGTGTTATCTCCTGCAATGGTGCCAATAATATCAGGATTTTTTTGTATGTCGATAAATTCTGCCACTGCATTTGCACAACCGGGTAATGTTTTTACAACAACCATGCTTTCGTTGGAATGAATGGAAAGTACTTCAGCTCCGACAATCGGACGTAAGATTTTTGCCTCTGCCACAGGTTGAAGTTCATATCTCCCACCAGTCTCGGAGGTCACCCAACTGACGCCAAGCTCATGGAGATCGCGCGAAAGTGTAGCCTGTGTTACGCTAAATCCACGTTTCTTAAGCTCAATACGCAATTCATCCTGACTGGAGATCGAGCGCTCAGTGAT is a genomic window containing:
- the argR gene encoding arginine repressor; translation: MMLKQARHFAIKQIITERSISSQDELRIELKKRGFSVTQATLSRDLHELGVSWVTSETGGRYELQPVAEAKILRPIVGAEVLSIHSNESMVVVKTLPGCANAVAEFIDIQKNPDIIGTIAGDNTLLVVPASYHKTKVIMKFLREKLIEGA